In Urechidicola croceus, a single window of DNA contains:
- a CDS encoding Crp/Fnr family transcriptional regulator, protein MKTLINYLNQISPISNTSIKKFDEIFQYKNYNSNDKLCEFGQIPDKVHYLISGVVRIYMITDKGTEYNRTIYSDGNILGALGSLIKNKPSEYTIECLTDCTIIEANYNKIIEISEKYLDVAILHRKFLENFYIHHTNINVELITLNATERYYRLRERIPNIDNLISQKHIASYLGITAVQFSRLKKTFFQKAVN, encoded by the coding sequence TTGAAAACATTAATAAATTACCTAAATCAAATCAGTCCAATTTCAAATACATCTATTAAAAAATTTGATGAGATTTTTCAATATAAAAACTACAATTCAAATGATAAATTATGTGAATTTGGTCAAATACCAGATAAAGTTCATTACTTAATATCTGGTGTAGTAAGAATATATATGATTACTGATAAAGGAACAGAATATAACCGTACTATATATTCTGATGGAAATATTTTAGGGGCACTTGGTTCACTTATAAAAAATAAGCCATCTGAATATACAATTGAGTGCTTGACCGATTGTACAATTATTGAAGCAAACTATAATAAAATAATTGAAATTTCTGAAAAATATTTAGATGTTGCTATTTTACATAGAAAGTTTTTAGAAAATTTTTATATACACCATACCAATATAAATGTTGAACTTATTACACTCAACGCAACTGAAAGATATTATAGATTAAGAGAACGAATTCCTAATATTGACAACTTAATAAGTCAAAAACATATAGCTTCATACTTGGGAATCACAGCTGTACAGTTTAGCAGATTGAAAAAAACTTTTTTTCAAAAAGCCGTTAATTAA
- a CDS encoding acyl-CoA carboxylase subunit beta has translation MDINFNKNEDFNKLQVSDLKRKLLKVYKGGGEKRIEKLHAKGKLTARERIEYLLDSDEKSIEIGAFAGHGMYEEHGGCPSGGVIVKIGYIRGRQCIVVANDATVKAGAWFPITGKKNLRAQEISIENKLPIIYLVDSAGVYLPMQDEIFPDKEHFGRIFRNNAVMSSMGITQISAVMGSCVAGGAYLPIMSDEAIIVDKTASIFLAGSYLVKAAIGESIDNETLGGATTHSEISGVTDYKAKDDKDALDKIKNIVSKIGESSKTGFNRIEASIPTEKPEEIYGILPKLRTDQYDMKEIIKRLVDNSEFEEYKEGYGKTIICAYARIDGWAVGIVANQRKVVKNAKKEMQFGGVIYSDSADKATRFIANCNQKKIPLVFLQDVTGFMVGSKSEHGGIIKDGAKMVNAVSNSVVPKFTVVIGNSYGAGNYAMCGKAYDPRLIFAWPSARLAVMGGSQAAKVLLQIETATLKKKGEEISEEKEQEILKTIEDRYDSQTSPYYAAARIWTDAIIDPLNTRTWLSMGIEAANNAPIKKQFNLGVIQT, from the coding sequence ATGGATATTAACTTCAACAAAAACGAGGATTTCAACAAACTTCAAGTTTCAGATTTGAAACGAAAATTACTTAAAGTGTATAAAGGTGGTGGTGAAAAAAGGATTGAAAAATTACACGCCAAAGGGAAATTAACGGCTAGAGAGCGTATTGAATATTTATTAGATTCTGATGAAAAATCTATAGAAATAGGTGCATTTGCTGGTCATGGAATGTACGAAGAACATGGAGGATGCCCATCTGGAGGTGTTATTGTTAAAATTGGATACATCAGAGGTCGACAATGTATTGTCGTTGCAAATGACGCAACTGTTAAGGCTGGCGCATGGTTTCCAATTACAGGGAAAAAAAATTTAAGAGCTCAAGAAATTTCTATTGAAAATAAATTACCAATCATATACCTAGTTGATAGTGCTGGTGTTTATCTTCCAATGCAAGATGAAATTTTTCCTGACAAAGAACATTTTGGGCGTATTTTCAGGAACAATGCGGTTATGAGTAGTATGGGAATTACTCAGATTTCTGCCGTTATGGGAAGTTGCGTTGCTGGTGGTGCTTATCTACCAATCATGAGTGATGAAGCAATAATAGTAGATAAAACTGCTAGTATTTTCTTAGCAGGAAGTTATCTAGTTAAAGCTGCAATTGGAGAAAGTATTGATAATGAAACTCTCGGAGGTGCAACTACACACTCCGAAATAAGTGGAGTTACAGACTATAAAGCTAAAGACGATAAAGATGCTCTAGATAAAATAAAAAATATTGTAAGTAAAATAGGTGAATCAAGTAAAACTGGGTTTAATAGAATTGAAGCATCTATTCCAACAGAAAAACCAGAAGAAATTTATGGTATTTTACCAAAATTAAGAACTGATCAATATGATATGAAAGAGATTATCAAGCGATTGGTTGATAATTCTGAATTTGAAGAATATAAAGAAGGTTATGGTAAAACAATTATTTGTGCATATGCTCGAATAGATGGCTGGGCAGTAGGAATTGTTGCAAATCAGCGAAAAGTAGTAAAAAATGCTAAAAAGGAAATGCAATTTGGAGGCGTTATTTATTCTGACTCTGCCGACAAAGCCACTAGATTTATTGCTAATTGTAATCAAAAGAAAATTCCATTAGTTTTTCTACAAGATGTAACTGGCTTTATGGTTGGTAGTAAATCAGAACACGGTGGAATTATTAAGGATGGTGCTAAAATGGTAAATGCAGTGAGTAATTCAGTGGTACCAAAATTTACTGTGGTTATTGGTAACTCTTATGGTGCTGGTAATTATGCAATGTGTGGTAAAGCATATGACCCAAGACTTATTTTTGCTTGGCCATCAGCAAGACTTGCAGTTATGGGAGGATCACAAGCAGCAAAAGTTTTATTACAAATTGAAACTGCTACTTTAAAAAAGAAAGGTGAAGAAATTTCTGAAGAGAAAGAACAAGAAATTTTAAAGACAATTGAAGATCGTTATGATAGTCAAACATCTCCTTATTATGCTGCAGCGCGCATTTGGACAGATGCTATAATAGATCCGTTAAATACTAGGACTTGGTTGAGCATGGGTATTGAAGCCGCAAATAACGCTCCTATTAAAAAACAATTCAATTTAGGAGTTATTCAAACATAA
- a CDS encoding pirin family protein, with product MKTIVHKASSRGYANHGWLQATHSFSFANFYDPEKVNFGAIRVLNDDLIAPKMGFGTHPHNNMEIITIPLRGVLKHRDSMHNEWQSVLPGEVQVMSAGTGVEHSEINGSNEDHLSLFQLWIIPNKENVEPRYGQKKFTESDRKNKLQKLVTSIDENDEGSLKIHQDAVVSRIDLDKGKEFDYKLKTMNHGVYMMVISGNLSVEDIKVDTRDAIGIYETNDFKIVANEASEILFIEVPMIQLN from the coding sequence ATGAAAACAATAGTTCATAAAGCAAGTAGTAGAGGCTATGCTAATCACGGGTGGTTACAAGCAACACATTCATTTAGTTTTGCAAATTTTTACGATCCAGAAAAAGTAAATTTTGGAGCCATAAGAGTATTAAATGATGATTTAATTGCTCCGAAAATGGGTTTTGGAACGCATCCACATAACAATATGGAAATTATTACAATTCCATTAAGAGGGGTTTTAAAACATCGAGATTCAATGCATAATGAATGGCAGTCTGTATTGCCAGGAGAAGTACAAGTGATGTCTGCTGGAACAGGAGTAGAACATTCTGAAATAAATGGGTCAAATGAAGACCATTTGAGTTTATTTCAATTATGGATTATTCCAAATAAAGAAAATGTAGAACCGCGTTATGGTCAAAAAAAGTTCACAGAATCTGATAGAAAAAATAAGTTACAAAAGTTAGTAACTTCAATTGATGAGAATGATGAAGGGTCTTTGAAAATTCATCAAGATGCAGTTGTTTCACGTATTGATTTAGATAAAGGAAAAGAATTTGATTATAAATTAAAAACGATGAATCATGGAGTATATATGATGGTTATAAGCGGAAACCTAAGTGTTGAAGATATAAAAGTTGACACTAGAGATGCAATCGGTATTTATGAAACCAATGATTTCAAAATTGTGGCTAATGAAGCTTCAGAAATTTTGTTTATAGAGGTTCCAATGATTCAGTTGAATTAA
- a CDS encoding MarR family winged helix-turn-helix transcriptional regulator has protein sequence MGDLSKDINSKFSSEKMKVFINIKYTANWLSSLESDFFKPFNISSQQYNVLRILKGAGKKITVNAVKDRMIERSPNTTRMMDKLCEKNFIERERCENDRRVVYVNITDKGLKLVNQIPIEVLENEIEKITEKEAETLNFLLDKIR, from the coding sequence ATGGGAGATTTATCAAAAGATATTAATTCAAAATTTTCATCTGAAAAGATGAAAGTATTTATCAATATAAAATATACTGCCAATTGGTTATCATCATTGGAAAGTGATTTTTTCAAACCTTTTAATATCTCATCTCAGCAATACAATGTACTTAGAATTTTAAAAGGTGCAGGAAAGAAAATTACCGTAAATGCAGTAAAAGATAGAATGATTGAGCGTTCACCAAATACAACTAGAATGATGGATAAATTATGTGAAAAGAATTTTATTGAACGTGAAAGGTGCGAGAATGACAGACGTGTAGTTTATGTAAATATCACTGATAAAGGATTAAAATTAGTGAATCAAATACCAATTGAGGTATTGGAAAACGAGATTGAAAAAATAACAGAAAAAGAAGCAGAGACATTAAATTTTCTGCTGGATAAAATAAGGTAA
- a CDS encoding NADPH-dependent FMN reductase, producing MKTVLTIGGSNSKKSITKQLAEYIGSLVDEVQVINIDLNDYELPLYSVDIESEVGIPDEAHILNEIFDKADGFVVTLAEHNGSYSVAFKNVYDWLSRIENQVWRNKPMILTSSSPGERGGSTMLDIAKGRFPYMGATIVGSLAFPNFYDNFNDGKVINSDLNSEIKNMVEVFQKEI from the coding sequence ATGAAGACAGTTTTAACAATAGGAGGAAGTAATAGTAAAAAATCTATAACAAAGCAATTGGCAGAGTATATTGGTAGTTTAGTTGATGAGGTTCAAGTAATAAATATAGATCTAAATGATTATGAATTGCCATTATATTCTGTAGATATTGAAAGTGAAGTAGGTATTCCAGATGAAGCACATATATTAAATGAAATTTTTGACAAAGCAGATGGTTTCGTTGTAACACTTGCTGAGCATAATGGCTCTTACTCTGTTGCGTTTAAAAATGTGTATGATTGGCTAAGTAGAATTGAAAATCAAGTTTGGCGTAACAAGCCAATGATTTTAACTTCTTCTTCTCCAGGAGAGAGAGGTGGATCAACTATGTTGGATATAGCAAAAGGAAGGTTTCCATATATGGGAGCAACAATAGTGGGAAGTTTGGCTTTCCCTAATTTTTATGATAACTTTAATGACGGAAAAGTAATTAATTCTGATTTAAATTCTGAAATCAAAAACATGGTTGAAGTTTTCCAAAAAGAAATTTAA
- the ettA gene encoding energy-dependent translational throttle protein EttA: MSDDKKIIFSMTRVNKTYPGANKPVLKNIHLSFFYGAKIGILGLNGSGKSTLMKIIAGIEKNYQGDVTFNQDYTVGYLSQEPKLDETKTVMDIVKEGVADTVAVLDEYNKINDMFGLEEVYSDADKMEKLMNQQAVLQDKIDALDAWELDTKLEIAMDALRTPDGDTPISVLSGGERRRVALCRLLLQQPDVLLLDEPTNHLDAESVHWLEHHLSQYNGTVIAVTHDRYFLDNVAGWILELDRGEGIPWKGNYSSWLEQKGNRLKQEEKTASKRQKTLERELEWVRQGAKGRQSKSKARLANYDKLLSQDQKQVEEKLEIYIPNGPRLGTNVIDAEHVSKAFGEKLLYEDLNFSLPPNGIVGIIGPNGAGKTTIFKMIMDELQPDKGEFKVGETAKIAYVDQSHSNIDPDKSIWENFSDGQDLVMMGGKMVNSRAYLSRFNFAGSEQNKKVSTLSGGERNRLHLAMTLKEEGNVLLLDEPTNDLDVNTLRALEEGLENFAGCAVVISHDRWFLDRICTHILAFEGDSQVYFFEGTFSDYEENKKKRLGGDLMPKRIKYKKLIR, encoded by the coding sequence ATGTCTGACGATAAAAAGATTATCTTTTCAATGACTAGGGTAAATAAAACCTACCCTGGAGCAAATAAACCCGTATTAAAAAATATTCATTTAAGTTTCTTTTATGGAGCTAAAATAGGAATTCTAGGTCTCAATGGTTCTGGAAAATCTACTTTAATGAAGATTATTGCAGGAATTGAAAAGAATTATCAAGGTGATGTTACTTTCAATCAAGATTATACAGTTGGCTATCTTTCACAAGAACCAAAATTAGACGAAACAAAAACGGTGATGGATATTGTTAAAGAAGGTGTAGCAGATACAGTTGCAGTTCTTGATGAGTACAACAAAATCAACGATATGTTTGGTTTGGAAGAAGTATATTCTGATGCTGATAAAATGGAAAAGTTGATGAATCAACAAGCCGTTTTACAAGATAAAATTGACGCATTAGATGCTTGGGAATTAGATACCAAGTTAGAAATTGCAATGGACGCTTTAAGAACTCCAGATGGTGATACTCCAATAAGTGTACTGTCAGGTGGAGAAAGAAGACGTGTTGCGTTATGTCGCTTGTTATTACAGCAACCAGATGTTTTATTATTAGATGAGCCTACCAACCATTTAGATGCAGAATCAGTACATTGGTTAGAACATCATTTATCACAATATAATGGAACAGTGATTGCTGTAACCCATGATAGATATTTCTTAGATAATGTTGCTGGTTGGATTCTTGAATTAGATAGAGGAGAGGGTATTCCTTGGAAAGGAAATTATTCTTCTTGGTTAGAGCAAAAAGGTAATAGATTAAAGCAAGAAGAGAAGACTGCTTCTAAGCGTCAAAAAACACTAGAACGAGAGTTAGAATGGGTAAGACAAGGAGCAAAAGGACGTCAATCTAAATCAAAAGCTCGTTTGGCTAATTATGATAAATTATTAAGTCAAGATCAAAAACAAGTAGAAGAAAAATTAGAAATTTATATCCCAAATGGACCGCGTTTAGGGACTAATGTCATAGATGCAGAACATGTGTCTAAAGCATTTGGGGAGAAGTTATTGTACGAGGATTTAAATTTCTCATTACCTCCAAATGGAATTGTAGGTATTATTGGACCAAATGGTGCTGGTAAGACAACAATTTTTAAAATGATTATGGATGAATTACAACCAGACAAAGGAGAATTCAAGGTTGGTGAAACAGCTAAGATTGCATATGTAGATCAATCACATTCAAATATAGATCCTGATAAATCAATTTGGGAAAACTTTTCTGATGGTCAAGATTTAGTAATGATGGGAGGAAAAATGGTAAATTCAAGAGCATATTTGAGTCGTTTTAACTTCGCTGGTTCAGAACAGAATAAAAAGGTAAGTACCCTTTCTGGAGGAGAACGAAATAGATTACACCTTGCAATGACTTTAAAAGAAGAAGGAAACGTATTGCTTTTAGATGAGCCAACCAATGATTTAGACGTAAATACTTTAAGAGCCTTAGAAGAAGGTTTGGAGAATTTTGCAGGTTGTGCTGTAGTTATTTCACATGATAGATGGTTTTTAGATAGAATATGCACGCATATTTTAGCTTTTGAAGGAGATTCACAAGTTTATTTCTTTGAAGGAACATTTTCTGATTATGAAGAAAATAAAAAGAAACGTCTTGGTGGAGATTTAATGCCAAAGAGAATTAAATATAAAAAGTTGATTAGATAA
- a CDS encoding zinc-ribbon domain-containing protein — protein sequence MIFYGTKGSLIHTEQTQSVKCNSCNQQSQHTVSIFGKYAYIYWIPIFPIGKKGVSECNHCKATFEKKDMSEQLKLACQNINTNVRTPLKYWSGMAIIAALIGFAMYSSNQHKEDVAQFIESPLAGDIVEYKTNDFFTTFKIMSVTSDSIFVIDNDYEIESKSAIYKIDKDENYTTEPYSISRTRYKELFTDKTLLDIDRD from the coding sequence ATGATTTTTTATGGAACTAAAGGCTCTTTAATACACACTGAGCAAACCCAAAGTGTAAAATGCAATTCTTGCAATCAACAATCGCAACATACTGTAAGTATTTTTGGTAAATATGCTTATATATATTGGATTCCGATTTTCCCAATTGGTAAAAAAGGAGTCTCAGAATGTAACCATTGTAAAGCAACTTTTGAAAAAAAAGACATGAGCGAGCAGTTAAAACTCGCTTGTCAAAATATAAATACCAATGTTAGAACACCCCTAAAATATTGGAGCGGAATGGCAATTATTGCTGCACTAATAGGATTTGCAATGTATTCTAGTAATCAACATAAAGAAGATGTTGCTCAATTTATTGAATCTCCATTAGCAGGTGATATAGTTGAATATAAAACAAATGATTTTTTTACTACTTTTAAAATAATGTCAGTTACTTCTGATTCTATTTTTGTGATTGATAATGACTACGAAATAGAAAGTAAAAGTGCTATTTATAAAATAGATAAAGACGAAAATTATACTACCGAACCGTATTCAATATCAAGAACTCGTTATAAAGAATTGTTTACAGACAAAACACTCCTAGATATTGATAGAGATTAA
- a CDS encoding YebC/PmpR family DNA-binding transcriptional regulator — MGRAFEFRKARKMKRWSAMAKTFTRIGKDIVMAVKEGGPNPDTNSRLRAVIQNAKAANMPKDNVERAIKKASDKDTANYKETLFEGYAPHGIAIVVETATDNNNRTVANVRAAFNKCEGNLGTSGSVVFMFDHTCNFTVKKEDITVDMEELELELIDFEVEEIFDDEEGAIIYAPFEQFGALQSYFEENNIEILSSGFERIPTTTTKLNEEQQADVEKLLEKLEEDDDVQNVYHSMEM, encoded by the coding sequence ATGGGTAGAGCATTTGAATTTAGGAAAGCAAGAAAGATGAAACGTTGGTCGGCAATGGCAAAAACGTTTACCAGAATTGGAAAAGATATTGTAATGGCGGTGAAAGAAGGAGGTCCGAATCCTGATACGAATTCTCGTCTTAGAGCAGTTATCCAAAATGCGAAAGCTGCCAACATGCCAAAAGACAATGTTGAACGCGCTATTAAAAAAGCATCAGATAAAGATACTGCAAATTATAAAGAAACACTTTTTGAAGGTTATGCTCCACACGGAATTGCTATAGTTGTTGAAACAGCTACTGATAACAATAATAGAACAGTAGCTAATGTACGTGCAGCTTTCAACAAATGTGAAGGTAACTTAGGCACATCAGGGTCAGTAGTTTTTATGTTTGATCACACATGTAATTTTACTGTTAAAAAAGAAGATATTACTGTTGATATGGAAGAATTGGAATTAGAACTAATTGATTTTGAAGTTGAAGAAATTTTTGATGATGAAGAAGGTGCTATTATCTATGCTCCTTTTGAACAATTTGGTGCTTTACAATCTTATTTTGAAGAAAATAATATTGAAATCCTTTCTTCTGGGTTTGAAAGAATTCCAACAACTACAACTAAATTAAACGAAGAACAACAAGCAGATGTTGAAAAACTATTGGAAAAATTAGAAGAGGATGATGACGTACAAAATGTTTATCACTCTATGGAAATGTAA